The following coding sequences lie in one Rhizobium rhododendri genomic window:
- a CDS encoding branched-chain amino acid ABC transporter permease: MMDILGYGAFFLTTALIFSLITLGLNLQWGLTGLFNVGLAGFVAIGAYTSALLTTPDTVGRFGGFDMPIVVGWLGAMIVTALAAAITGVATLRLKSDYLAITTFGVAVVVQLVALNAQKLTGGPFGIGFIPRPFAALAETPVLFNFSNLAVVAGVTLITYLALEHLARSPWGRVLKALREDERAAISLGKSARFYRVQAFAVGGAIMGLAGAVQAHFIGFIAPDNYMPTLTFQVWTMLIVGGSGSNKGAILGSVLVWAIWAGSGALTSAAFPTDQQARAASLQIVAIGVMLCVILLVRPNGILGNMPRRLRWFGKKQPPAMPDQNGAAS; the protein is encoded by the coding sequence ATGATGGACATTCTTGGCTATGGCGCCTTCTTCCTGACGACGGCGCTGATCTTCTCGCTGATCACCCTCGGCCTCAATCTGCAATGGGGGCTGACCGGCCTTTTCAACGTCGGCCTCGCCGGTTTTGTCGCCATCGGCGCCTATACCTCGGCGCTGCTGACGACACCCGATACCGTCGGCCGCTTCGGCGGCTTCGACATGCCGATTGTCGTCGGCTGGCTCGGCGCCATGATCGTCACCGCCCTGGCTGCCGCCATCACCGGCGTCGCCACGCTGCGGCTGAAATCTGACTACCTTGCCATCACCACCTTCGGTGTCGCCGTGGTCGTGCAACTGGTAGCTTTGAATGCGCAGAAACTGACCGGCGGCCCGTTCGGCATCGGCTTCATCCCTCGCCCCTTCGCAGCACTTGCCGAAACGCCCGTGCTCTTCAACTTCTCCAACCTCGCCGTCGTCGCCGGAGTCACGCTCATTACCTATCTGGCACTGGAGCACCTTGCCCGCAGTCCATGGGGGCGCGTGCTGAAGGCCCTGCGCGAAGACGAGCGGGCCGCCATCTCGCTCGGCAAGAGCGCCCGCTTCTACCGCGTCCAGGCCTTTGCCGTCGGCGGCGCCATCATGGGGCTGGCCGGCGCCGTGCAGGCACATTTCATCGGCTTCATCGCGCCAGACAACTACATGCCGACGCTGACTTTCCAGGTCTGGACCATGCTGATCGTCGGTGGTTCCGGCAGCAACAAAGGCGCCATCCTCGGCAGCGTCCTCGTCTGGGCGATCTGGGCGGGCTCCGGCGCGCTGACCAGCGCAGCCTTCCCGACCGACCAGCAGGCCCGCGCCGCCTCGCTGCAGATCGTCGCCATCGGCGTCATGCTCTGCGTCATCCTGCTGGTGCGCCCTAACGGCATCCTCGGCAACATGCCGCGCCGCTTGCGCTGGTTCGGCAAGAAGCAGCCGCCGGCCATGCCCGACCAGAATGGTGCCGCCTCGTGA
- a CDS encoding branched-chain amino acid ABC transporter permease, protein MNLQFIIDGLLTGSMVGLGAIGVTLTYSILRFSNFAHGDFMAWGTYATLTAVSAIGAMFGKIAPIGPFSFGWPLIVAVVIGMAFTGLMALLLDKILFARLRAKGQTIIVVMASFGASMALRSLLEFIFTSRPAYFSRSIQIAMPVGFGIRITPDQIVLLLLTAFLVLAVHLLMTRTQIGRSMQAVSQNPALARVVGIDVAKVVRVTWLVGGALACMAGVMIGILVQIRPLMGFDMMLPMFAAAILGGIGSVPGAVLGGLIIGLTEAGAVQLIGAEWRAAVSFVILMAVLLVRPIGLFGVRER, encoded by the coding sequence ATGAACCTGCAATTCATCATCGACGGATTGCTGACAGGCTCGATGGTCGGCCTCGGCGCCATCGGCGTCACGCTGACCTATTCGATCCTGCGCTTCTCAAACTTTGCCCATGGCGACTTCATGGCCTGGGGCACCTACGCCACCCTGACCGCAGTCAGCGCCATCGGTGCGATGTTCGGCAAGATCGCACCGATCGGTCCGTTTTCCTTCGGCTGGCCGCTGATCGTTGCAGTGGTCATCGGCATGGCTTTTACCGGGCTGATGGCGCTGCTGCTCGACAAGATCCTGTTTGCGCGGCTGCGGGCAAAAGGCCAGACAATCATCGTCGTGATGGCCAGTTTCGGCGCCTCCATGGCGCTGCGCAGCCTGCTGGAGTTCATCTTCACCTCGCGTCCGGCCTATTTCAGCCGCTCGATCCAGATCGCCATGCCGGTCGGGTTCGGCATCCGCATCACGCCCGACCAGATCGTGCTGCTGCTGCTGACAGCATTTCTGGTGCTGGCGGTACACCTGCTGATGACCCGCACGCAGATCGGTCGCTCGATGCAGGCCGTCAGTCAGAACCCGGCGCTCGCCCGCGTCGTCGGCATCGACGTCGCCAAGGTGGTGCGCGTGACATGGTTGGTCGGCGGGGCGCTTGCCTGCATGGCCGGCGTCATGATCGGCATTCTCGTGCAGATCCGGCCGCTGATGGGCTTCGACATGATGCTGCCGATGTTTGCCGCAGCCATTCTCGGCGGTATCGGCAGCGTGCCCGGCGCTGTGCTCGGCGGTCTGATCATCGGCCTGACGGAAGCCGGCGCCGTCCAGTTGATCGGCGCAGAATGGCGCGCGGCGGTCTCCTTCGTCATCCTGATGGCGGTGCTGCTGGTCCGGCCGATCGGCCTCTTCGGAGTGAGAGAGAGATGA
- a CDS encoding ABC transporter ATP-binding protein, whose protein sequence is MSEPVLLVRDLVAGYEPGVPIVRGASITVNKGEIVVVLGPNGAGKSSFIKAVAGLVPIAAGTVLLDGRDITAAPAHMMVRLGLAFVPQTENIFPQMSVDDNLKVACGILKPRDVPSRIEAMYTAFPDLARHRKIAAGNLSGGQRQMLAVARALVVDPKVLVLDEPSAGLSPKFVSMVFQMLTEIRKSGVTILLVEQNAKAALAIGDRAYVLVEGKDHHEGIASELWNDPVVAELYLGQRPTQPARPTETGGAA, encoded by the coding sequence ATGAGCGAACCCGTTCTCCTCGTGCGCGATCTCGTCGCCGGCTACGAGCCCGGCGTACCGATCGTCCGTGGCGCCTCGATTACCGTCAACAAGGGCGAGATCGTCGTCGTGCTCGGTCCCAACGGCGCCGGCAAGTCGAGCTTCATCAAGGCTGTCGCCGGCCTCGTGCCGATCGCCGCCGGCACCGTGCTTCTCGACGGGCGGGATATCACTGCGGCACCGGCCCACATGATGGTCCGCCTCGGCCTTGCCTTCGTGCCGCAGACGGAAAATATCTTTCCGCAGATGTCGGTGGACGACAACCTGAAGGTCGCCTGCGGCATCCTGAAGCCGAGGGACGTCCCGTCCCGCATAGAGGCGATGTACACCGCCTTTCCGGACCTTGCCCGCCATCGCAAGATCGCCGCCGGCAATCTTTCCGGCGGACAGCGGCAGATGCTCGCCGTTGCCCGCGCGCTGGTCGTCGACCCCAAGGTGCTCGTCCTCGACGAGCCCTCGGCTGGTCTGTCGCCGAAATTCGTGTCGATGGTGTTCCAGATGCTGACCGAAATCCGCAAATCCGGCGTCACAATCCTGCTGGTCGAGCAGAATGCCAAGGCGGCGCTGGCGATCGGCGACCGCGCTTATGTGCTGGTCGAAGGCAAGGACCACCATGAAGGCATCGCCTCCGAGCTTTGGAACGATCCCGTCGTGGCCGAACTCTATCTGGGCCAGCGCCCGACGCAGCCTGCCAGACCGACCGAGACCGGAGGTGCCGCATGA